GGGGCGGCGGCCCTCGCGGGCGAAGCGCTCGGCCCACCGGCGGGCGTTCTCGTTGTACGGCGCGGGCATCCCGTGCAGCCGTGCGACCAGCACGATCTCCCCGCTGAGGTAGTCGGCCTCGATGTGCCCGGTGCCCCGGTGCAGGCTCTGCCAGGACGAGCCGCCGCCGCGTGAGCCGTCGGTGACGACCTTGAGGATGTCGGACCGCCGCTCGTCGTCCTCGTCGGCCGGGGTGTACGCGATCCCTGCCGCGTCCAGCACCGCCTCGGCCTCCAGGCGTACCCGCTGGAAGATCTCCTTGGTGCGCTCGGCCCGGCCGCACACCGCGTCGACCGCGTTGCCGACGTTGCGCAGCAGCTTGCCGTACTTCCACCGCATGATGTCCGGGCGCGGCTCGCTGCGGTAGCCCGCGTCGCGGAACGCCGCGGCGACCCGCTCGGCGAGCGGGTCCGTCCCGGACGGGTAGCGGCCGATGTCGAGCAGGCCGGGCACCGGGTGGCAGTCCGCGCGCACCACGCCCGCGGTGAGGTGGGTGGTCGGCGACATGACGCACACGCCGTAGACGTGCTCGAACACGCGCAGCGCCTGTCGCTCGTTGTCGACGCCGTTCTGCAGGCTGACGACGGGCGTGCCCGGCGGGGCGCAGGCGGCCAGGTCCGCGAGCGCGGCCCGGGTGTCCTGGCTCTTGACGGCGAGCAGCACCACGTCGCCGTCGCGCCACTCGATCCCGGCGGGCCCGGCCACGGCCGGGACGTGCATGGTGCGGGCGCCCGTGCCGGTCTCCAGGGTCAGGCCGCGCTCGCGGATCGCGGACAGGTGCGCGCCGCGGGCTACCAGCACGACGGGATGCCCGGACAGGTGCAGGTGGGCGCCGAGCACGCCGCCGACGGCCCCGGCGCCGTGGACGATGAAACGCATCCGGCCAAGGTACCGCCCGGCACCGGGCATCCACCTCCGTCGCATCGAGACACACGGTTGACTGAGCCCGCGCCGGGGTCTACGGTCAGCACTCGGGGAAGCGCTTTCCAAGCGCAGACCCCCAGGTCGTCCACGCGCCCTACGCGGACGGCCTGGTTGCCCGTGCCGTCGCCCAACGGCATGGTCCATCCCACCCCTGGAGGCACCCTGTGGGCGTCCACTCCTTACCCCGGCCACGCTCGTGGCCGCTGATCGCGATCGCGGGCCTCGCCCTGGCCCTCACCTTCGGCGCCGTCGTGCTCAGCCAGAACGCGTTCGCCGCCACGGTCTTCAGCGACACGTTCGAGGACGGCAACACCGACGGCTGGTCCAAGTCGGGCGGTGAATGGACGGTCGGCACCGACGGCAGCCGCGTGCTGACCCAGACCAAGACCAGCACCGACAACGCCCGGCAGTTCGCCGGGTCGACCGGCTGGACCGACTACTCGGTCACCGCCCGGGTCAAGCCGCTGAGCCTCGGCTCCGGCGGGCACGTCGGCCTGCTGGCCCGCTCCACCGGCGCCACCGTCTACTACCGCCTCGCGCTGCGGCCCGGCAACTCGGTGCAGTTGCAGGCGGTCAACGGCAGCACCGTCACCGTGCTGGGCTCGGTCACCCGGACCGTGTCCGCCGGCACCTGGTACACCCTCGGCATCGAGACCTCGGGCAGCACCATCCGGGGCCTGGTCGACGGCGCCGTGATCGCGAGCGCGACCAGCTCCGCGATCGGCAACGGCCGGATCGGCCTGCAGACGGCATACAGCAGCGCCTCGTTCGACGACGTCGCCGTGGTCACCGGCGGCACGCCGACCCCGACCACCCCGGCCCCGACCACGTCGGCATCGGCGAGCCCGCGCCCGTCGGCGTCGCGTACCCCCGGACCCTCGCCCTCGGTGAGCCCGCCGCCCACCGGCTGGCCCACGCCCTCGGGCAGCGCGCCGGTCGACAACGGCACGATCCAGGTCAGCGGCGTCTTCGACGGCGGCATGAAGCGCTACTGCTGCATCGGCGACGGTGGGCAGGGCGAGAGCCAGGACCCGGTCTTCGAGCTGGCGCCCGGCGCGACCATCAAGAACGTGATCCTCGGCGCCCCGGCCGGTGACGGCATCCACTGCCTCGGCAACTGCACCATCCAGAACGTCTGGTGGGAGGACGTCGGCGAGGACGCGGCGACGTTCCTCGGCGGTTCGGACTACTACGTGATCGGCGGCGGCGCCCGGAAGGCCTCGGACAAGATCTTCCAGCACAACGGGCCCGGCACCGTGCACATCAGCGGGTTCTACGCCGAGGACTTCGGCAAGCTGTACCGCGCCTGCGGCAACTGCAGCTCGTCGTACCAGCGGCACGTGGTCATCGACAACGTGCGGGTCACCGACGGCGACTCGATCGCCGGCATCAACATCAACTGGGGTGACACGGCCCGGTTCACCCGGATCACGGTGATCAGCGATCCGAGCATCGTGATCTGCGACAAGTACCACGGGGTGCCCAAGGGCAGCGAGCCGACCCACGTCGGCAGCGGCGCGGACGGCGTGAACTGCTTCTACTCCCCGAGCGACATCACGTACCAGTAAGAGCCCAGCTCACCAGACCAGGCTCCGCTCCCCGACCACCAGCGGGGAGCGGAGCCTCCTGCCGTCCAGGGTCCACATCGCTTTCCCGCCGCTCGCCGCCGACGGCACAGCCCGCGGCGCCGCCCGACTTGCCAGGCAACTGGGCGAATGAGCGCCCAAGATACGTACATCTGCCAGGCAAGTCGGACGATCTTGGCGACCGCGAAGGCGCACGTGGCCCGCCTGCTGGCCAAGCTCGGCGCCCGCGACCGCATCCAGCTCGTGATCACCGCGTACGAGCTCGGCCTGGTGCAGCCTTCGCGCTGACTGCCGGCGAGAGGTGTGACACGGCCGGGCCGGATGGCGCTGTTGAGGGTGGGGCGGGTGTCGCACCCACCCGCCCCGCATCGCCCGGTCCCGTGGTGCGGCCCGGTTCCTGATCCAGGCACGCCCGCCGCCTCGATACCGGCGGCGCGTGCCAGGCACCGGTCGGCAGGGGGTGCCGCCACACCACGGGACCGGGCGCATCCTGCGGAATCACCCGCCGAAAAGGCCGGGCCTGCCGATACCCGGCTATGCATCCGACAACGGGCGCTCGTCGACGACCTGGACGAGCTTGCCGGTGCGCGGGTTGGTCACCAGCCCGTCGCGGGCCACCCACTCCACCCGGAGGTGGTGGATGGCACCGGCCTCGGCCTCGGCCGGATACAGCGGGCGGGCCGCGTAGACGGCTTCGATCAGGCGCTCGGTCAGCCCGGCGGGCGGACCGTCCAGGCTCGCCAGCCGGAGGACGAGGCCGTTCCTGCCGTCCCAGCGGCGCATGACCAGCTGCATCCCGGTGATGATCCGGTCAGGGTCGGCCGAGATGAGCACCTCCCGGATGTCCTCGGTGGGCATGGACACCGCCCCGAGCCGGGCGCCCTCGCCGGAGCGGCCCATCAGGCGGAAGCGCTGCCGCTGCGGATCCACCCACTCGGCGCGGTCTCCCGCCGGGTACCGGATGATGGGCATCAGCGTGCGGAAGAGGTTCGTGACGAGGACCCGGCCGGCCACCCCGGGCTCGGTGATCGGCTCGCCGGTCGCGTCGTCGACGATCTCCACCAGCGTCCGGTGGGGGAACGCTTCGTGTACCCGCACGTCCTCGCCCGGCACGGGGCCGCCGACGAGACCGGCGTCGACCGACGCGTAGCCGAGGGAGGCGACGGCCGCCTTGGGAAACGCCCGGGACAGCAGCGGCCGCAGGTCGTTGAAGAGGATGTCGCCGGCGAAGAGGACCAGCTCGATGCCCTCGGCCGAGTATCGGCTCCGCACGATGTGCTCGGCCAGCGACGCCAGCTTCATCGGCTCGCTGGCGATCACATCGACCCCGAAGTCCTCGATGAGCTGGACGATGTACTCGTTCGGCGCTCCACCGACGGGCAGCCGCACGTTGTCGACCGGCGCGTGGTGCAGCGCGCCCTCGATGTAGAGGAAGCCGCCGTAGAGTTCACCGGCCCGGAACAGGTTCGCCACCCGGTGCCCCGGGCGCAGGCCGGCCTGGACCATGCCGGCGCCGAACGCCGTCAGCGAGTCGGCGTGCTCGGTGCGCGTCCACGGCGAGAACTTGGGCGCGCCGGTCGTGCCACCGGACTTGTACACGCCCGCATCCGTCAGCGGCCCCGTCAGCAGCCTGTTGTCCGGCCAGCGGTTGGCCGCCCAGAACGCCGACTGGTCCACGATCGGCAGCTGCGTGAGGTGGGTGACGGTCGGCGGCACGTCGCGGTAGAGCTCGGCGTAGAACGGCGAGTTGCGGCGGGCGAAGTTCACGAGGTCGGCGAGGGATTTGGCCGGCATGGTGTTCCCCTTCGGGCTGCTCAGCTGGAGGTGGCGAAGAAGATGGTGTTGCCACGGAAGACGGCGATGACCTCCCCGGTATGGCGGGTGACGGTCACGTCGTAGACACCGCTGCGGCCGTGCCGCTCGACCTGCACCGCCTCGGCGACGAGCTGGTCGCCGACAGCGGCGGCCCGCAGGAACGAGATCTGCGCGCTGTGCGCGACCGCCAGGGCGCCCTGGCTGTTGCAGGCGTACGCGAAGGCGGCGTCGGCGAGCAGGAACAGGTAACCGCCGTGCACGGTGCCGTGCAGGTTGGCCATCTGGGCGGTGGCCGGCATGCGCAGCCTCGCCCGGCCGGCGCCCACCTGTTCCAGCTCGATGCCGAGGGCTTCGCAGGTCGGGTCCACGACGGCGGT
The Catellatospora sp. IY07-71 DNA segment above includes these coding regions:
- a CDS encoding ketopantoate reductase family protein, giving the protein MRFIVHGAGAVGGVLGAHLHLSGHPVVLVARGAHLSAIRERGLTLETGTGARTMHVPAVAGPAGIEWRDGDVVLLAVKSQDTRAALADLAACAPPGTPVVSLQNGVDNERQALRVFEHVYGVCVMSPTTHLTAGVVRADCHPVPGLLDIGRYPSGTDPLAERVAAAFRDAGYRSEPRPDIMRWKYGKLLRNVGNAVDAVCGRAERTKEIFQRVRLEAEAVLDAAGIAYTPADEDDERRSDILKVVTDGSRGGGSSWQSLHRGTGHIEADYLSGEIVLVARLHGMPAPYNENARRWAERFAREGRRPGTLDPAEWLSTLPA
- a CDS encoding pectate lyase, with protein sequence MGVHSLPRPRSWPLIAIAGLALALTFGAVVLSQNAFAATVFSDTFEDGNTDGWSKSGGEWTVGTDGSRVLTQTKTSTDNARQFAGSTGWTDYSVTARVKPLSLGSGGHVGLLARSTGATVYYRLALRPGNSVQLQAVNGSTVTVLGSVTRTVSAGTWYTLGIETSGSTIRGLVDGAVIASATSSAIGNGRIGLQTAYSSASFDDVAVVTGGTPTPTTPAPTTSASASPRPSASRTPGPSPSVSPPPTGWPTPSGSAPVDNGTIQVSGVFDGGMKRYCCIGDGGQGESQDPVFELAPGATIKNVILGAPAGDGIHCLGNCTIQNVWWEDVGEDAATFLGGSDYYVIGGGARKASDKIFQHNGPGTVHISGFYAEDFGKLYRACGNCSSSYQRHVVIDNVRVTDGDSIAGININWGDTARFTRITVISDPSIVICDKYHGVPKGSEPTHVGSGADGVNCFYSPSDITYQ
- a CDS encoding phenylacetate--CoA ligase family protein, with translation MPAKSLADLVNFARRNSPFYAELYRDVPPTVTHLTQLPIVDQSAFWAANRWPDNRLLTGPLTDAGVYKSGGTTGAPKFSPWTRTEHADSLTAFGAGMVQAGLRPGHRVANLFRAGELYGGFLYIEGALHHAPVDNVRLPVGGAPNEYIVQLIEDFGVDVIASEPMKLASLAEHIVRSRYSAEGIELVLFAGDILFNDLRPLLSRAFPKAAVASLGYASVDAGLVGGPVPGEDVRVHEAFPHRTLVEIVDDATGEPITEPGVAGRVLVTNLFRTLMPIIRYPAGDRAEWVDPQRQRFRLMGRSGEGARLGAVSMPTEDIREVLISADPDRIITGMQLVMRRWDGRNGLVLRLASLDGPPAGLTERLIEAVYAARPLYPAEAEAGAIHHLRVEWVARDGLVTNPRTGKLVQVVDERPLSDA
- the paaI gene encoding hydroxyphenylacetyl-CoA thioesterase PaaI yields the protein MTAVVDPTCEALGIELEQVGAGRARLRMPATAQMANLHGTVHGGYLFLLADAAFAYACNSQGALAVAHSAQISFLRAAAVGDQLVAEAVQVERHGRSGVYDVTVTRHTGEVIAVFRGNTIFFATSS